The uncultured Mailhella sp. genome segment CCTGCGGGCCGGACATGCCGCAGGTTCGACACCCGACGGAGTAGAACTTGCCCAGAACGTCGATGATGCCGATGTCGGTTGATGCACAGTAGGGACAGGCGTGCTTGGTCATGCTGTGAATCCTCAAATACATGGTGGAAGGAAAAGAGAGCGCGATTATATCTCAGAAAAGCGCGGTTGACGAGTGTAAAAAAAATCACGATTCACGCCGGAAAAAAGACTTGCTTCTGTTTTTTCTAAAAAAACTTACGGGAAAATCAAAAGGTTGTTCCGATGGCAGAACTGACGGAAAAGAGCGGAACAACAGCGCGCCAATGTCTGCTTTACGCTGGGAAAAGCTGCTTTTGGAACATGTTTCGTGAGCATGAAAGCGGTTTCACATGACGGGAGAGCTCCGAAGAGAAGAGCACAGGGCGCAGACGCGGGGAGGAGCAGAGCAGTCTGCTCCTTGATAACGGTCCTGAGAAACGGAATGTTTCTGCAACAGACCGCGCAGGTTGGAACATGACGTGCGAAGGTAAAGGGAAAGCGTGCGTCATTTGTCGAGGGAGATTTTTCTGTGCCATAGCTGGGGAGGGCGCGTCTTCCGGCCGTGATGGCGGAGGCAAAAAAGGTCGAAGACATCGTGCCGAAAAGAAGTTTGTTCAGGAAAACGCTAGACTTCTCCAGAAGATGACACGGCATCCGGAGAAAAACGCCGGAGCGGCAGGAACAGGTCATATTCTGTCCATGCACCTGTGGACGGTCCTCGTCATCGCGCTGGTTCGGATGATTTTTTCTGCTATCATTCGCAGCGGAAACAGGAAAAAGGCAGGAATTGCGGAGGAAAAATTGCCGACGGCATGCCCGCGGAGCATTCGCACTCTTGCCGATGTCGTCGAAGACGGCACGACGGCGGCAGACGTCGCCCCGGAGGCCGCGAAAGGCGTCAACATCAATCATTGACCGAGGAGAGTTCATGGATCGCTTTGTTTACATACACGGATTTAATAGCAGTGCGCGGAGTCTTTCCGGTCAGAAGCTGAGCGATCTGCTGAACGCAAAAGTGATCTGCCCCGAGTACGACTATGCCCGACCGTTTTCTGAATGCATGGCTTCCATTCGGCGTCAGATTGTCGAAGCTGTGGACGAAAACAACGACAGAATATGCGTCATGGGCTCTTCTCTCGGCGGTTTTTATGCCCTGCAGCTGAGACTGCCGTCCATCATGCACGTCGTGGCATGGAATCCCGTGGTGTTTCCTGCGTTGCAGCTTGCGCAGTTTCTCGGCCGCAATACGCGCTTCAGCGACGGGCAGGAATGGGAGTTTACCCGAAGCATAATGCTGAGCTACGCCCAGAGCCCCGATCCCCGTCCGTGGCGGAATGAAATGTGGTTTCGGGAAGAGCGTCGGGAGCGCGGCATGACGAATGACGCGTCCTGCGAGAGGATCGATCATGAGCGGGCGTTTTCGAGCTGCGCCGGAGAAAGAACGGCGATGTCGGCCGGAGCTTCGGTCCTGCAGGATGGGCCGGACGTGCCTCGCCGGGACATTTTCCTCGGCGACAGCGATGACGTGCTGGATGCCGATCTCACGCGCGCCTTCTGGCAGCACAGCGCCGTGCTTCACGATATTGTTTCCGGGCATCAGATTGTTGACTATTCGCATGCCGAAGCATTGCTGAAGAAAGGCAAGCTGCTGAACGATTTTTCGGACTGGAAGGCGGGCGAAGAGTGGTGCGTGCCGTTTCTGAAGGGCGGAGCGTTCAGCATGGCCGCCTTTTTCGAGCCCGGGGAGGATATGGAAAACGTGTGCAGACTGCTCAGCGTGGCCGAGGCGGACTATCTGGAGTTGCACGGGGAGAAGAACGGGGCTCCGCGTGATTTCCTGGGCGTGTTTTTTTATCCGAGGCATGAGGCCAGAATGAAAAGGCTGATCGCCGGTCTGGTGAGACATGGCGGAAAGAAGCGCTATCTGCTGCTCCGGGCAGATGGGCGTGTCTTGCGGCATCAGGTGGCGTCGAATTATCTGATGGACTCCGAAGTTCACGCGCGTCCTTCGGAGCGGAACGTGGCGGCGTTTCTTCGGAACGCGTTTCCGGGCTGGCAGGGAAAGACGCTGGAATGGCGCGAGCGCAGGAAGACAAGTTCCTTTAATCAGGCCGTGGCGCGTTCTCATTTTGCGGCGCTGTGGAGCAGGGAAGTCGATCCCGTGGAAGCGTTTGAACGCAGCGTTCATGCGGCGGATGGTCA includes the following:
- a CDS encoding YqiA/YcfP family alpha/beta fold hydrolase; this encodes MDRFVYIHGFNSSARSLSGQKLSDLLNAKVICPEYDYARPFSECMASIRRQIVEAVDENNDRICVMGSSLGGFYALQLRLPSIMHVVAWNPVVFPALQLAQFLGRNTRFSDGQEWEFTRSIMLSYAQSPDPRPWRNEMWFREERRERGMTNDASCERIDHERAFSSCAGERTAMSAGASVLQDGPDVPRRDIFLGDSDDVLDADLTRAFWQHSAVLHDIVSGHQIVDYSHAEALLKKGKLLNDFSDWKAGEEWCVPFLKGGAFSMAAFFEPGEDMENVCRLLSVAEADYLELHGEKNGAPRDFLGVFFYPRHEARMKRLIAGLVRHGGKKRYLLLRADGRVLRHQVASNYLMDSEVHARPSERNVAAFLRNAFPGWQGKTLEWRERRKTSSFNQAVARSHFAALWSREVDPVEAFERSVHAADGQEGRRN